A window from bacterium encodes these proteins:
- a CDS encoding NAD(P)H-dependent oxidoreductase, with protein MNKSARILVLAGSLREGAYSKKLAKCAAEALKQLGAEVDLLDLREVPMPLYDGDLEDAEGLPAGAIAFKERIAAAEGLLIVSPEYNQSIPGTFKNALDWASRGEDDVFEGKVAGLMASSPGGAGGMRMMPHLRQVMTALGVWLLPEQVTLSKAHEAFDESGALKSAYIATQVEKLCSALASEARRRRLEA; from the coding sequence ATGAACAAGTCCGCCCGAATCCTGGTCCTGGCCGGTAGCCTGCGCGAAGGCGCTTACAGCAAGAAGCTGGCGAAGTGCGCGGCTGAAGCCCTGAAGCAGCTTGGTGCAGAGGTTGACCTGCTGGACCTCCGAGAGGTGCCCATGCCCCTCTACGACGGAGATCTCGAAGACGCCGAAGGGCTCCCCGCAGGCGCGATCGCCTTCAAGGAGCGAATCGCAGCTGCCGAGGGCCTGCTCATCGTCTCGCCCGAGTACAACCAATCGATCCCCGGCACCTTCAAGAACGCGCTCGATTGGGCATCGCGCGGCGAGGACGATGTCTTCGAGGGGAAGGTCGCGGGCCTGATGGCCTCCTCGCCCGGCGGGGCGGGCGGGATGCGGATGATGCCTCACCTCCGCCAGGTCATGACCGCCCTCGGAGTCTGGCTGCTGCCCGAGCAGGTCACCCTTTCCAAGGCACACGAGGCCTTCGACGAAAGCGGCGCCCTCAAATCCGCCTATATCGCCACCCAGGTCGAGAAGCTCTGCTCCGCACTTGCCTCGGAAGCTCGGCGTCGCCGCCTCGAAGCCTAA
- a CDS encoding pirin family protein codes for MATSQRSVTRIVPSIHTIEGDGMEIRRPFPTQLIDSFDPFLLLDHFGPVEVAPGEAKGTLPHPHRGFETVTYIIEGEFEHKDSAGHAGRLTPGAVQWMTAGHGIIHSEQPSASLMRYGGRLHGLQLWVNLPARDKMMPPRYQELPAERIPVASSEDGSVSVRVIAGEALGVSAVIETRTPIMYLHFTLQPGARHTQPVPPAYNAFAYVIGGEGHFGSDEATGKEGEALFFGAGDEVTLSVPEGASAPLSVLLLAGVPLKERIYRYGPFVMNTQEQLLQAFRDYEAGHFDVIPS; via the coding sequence ATGGCCACCTCGCAGCGCTCAGTCACTCGGATCGTTCCGAGCATCCATACCATCGAAGGCGATGGCATGGAGATTCGGCGTCCGTTTCCGACTCAGCTGATCGATTCGTTCGATCCGTTCCTGCTGCTCGATCACTTCGGTCCGGTCGAGGTCGCTCCTGGCGAGGCGAAGGGAACCCTGCCGCATCCTCATCGTGGCTTCGAAACGGTCACCTACATCATCGAAGGTGAGTTCGAGCACAAGGACTCCGCCGGTCACGCGGGGCGCCTCACGCCCGGCGCGGTCCAGTGGATGACCGCCGGCCATGGCATCATCCACTCGGAGCAACCTAGCGCATCCCTCATGCGTTACGGCGGCCGCCTGCACGGCCTTCAGCTGTGGGTGAACCTGCCGGCTCGGGACAAGATGATGCCACCGCGCTACCAAGAGCTCCCGGCTGAGCGGATCCCCGTGGCGTCGAGCGAGGACGGCTCGGTGAGCGTGCGAGTGATCGCAGGCGAGGCCCTCGGCGTCAGCGCCGTCATCGAAACGCGCACCCCTATCATGTACTTGCACTTCACCCTTCAGCCGGGCGCGCGGCATACGCAGCCGGTCCCACCAGCCTACAACGCCTTCGCTTACGTGATCGGCGGCGAGGGGCACTTTGGTTCAGACGAAGCCACCGGCAAGGAGGGCGAAGCGCTCTTCTTCGGCGCCGGGGATGAGGTCACCCTCTCGGTGCCCGAGGGCGCTTCGGCTCCGTTGAGCGTCCTGCTCCTCGCCGGCGTCCCGCTCAAGGAGCGTATCTATCGCTACGGGCCCTTCGTCATGAACACCCAGGAGCAGCTCCTCCAGGCGTTTCGCGACTACGAGGCCGGTCACTTCGACGTGATCCCGTCTTGA
- the holA gene encoding DNA polymerase III subunit delta yields MAAPSPILLFWGDDTYALKAAEEALIARIVDPGFASLNLNLLDGPLTAPSQAVAAAGTMPFGPGGRLVIVRDCPYFSAGKFAGDDEVDALGDLLEKGLPPACHLVFSVPRGIDKRLTQTKALLAKAEVREFSLGKSWDDRPAIEWLMNEARTDGIKLGNDVAQALVSALGSDRWRLRNELSKLAAYADGTPLTLEMVQLLSPPGETDVFAVLQAIAERKPVEAIARLRKLLVTEAALKLLATMATMMRGWLQTKLLAERGMGADAIAQALGAKSSFKIKKDLEQCRSWSSSQLRRALALLLEADVALKTTGGRGMETLHLEKLLVQLSRL; encoded by the coding sequence GTGGCGGCGCCTAGCCCGATTCTCCTCTTCTGGGGGGACGACACTTACGCCCTCAAGGCCGCCGAAGAGGCCCTCATCGCCCGGATCGTCGATCCGGGCTTCGCGTCGCTCAACCTCAACCTGCTCGACGGACCCCTCACCGCCCCGAGCCAGGCCGTGGCGGCGGCAGGGACCATGCCCTTCGGGCCCGGGGGACGCCTGGTCATCGTGCGGGACTGTCCCTACTTCTCGGCGGGCAAGTTCGCGGGCGATGACGAGGTCGATGCCCTCGGCGACCTCCTCGAGAAGGGCCTACCTCCCGCCTGTCACCTGGTCTTCTCGGTCCCGCGCGGGATCGACAAGCGCCTGACGCAGACCAAGGCGCTGCTCGCCAAGGCCGAGGTCCGCGAGTTCTCCCTCGGCAAGAGCTGGGACGACCGTCCTGCCATCGAGTGGCTGATGAACGAGGCCCGCACCGACGGGATCAAGCTCGGGAACGACGTGGCCCAGGCCCTGGTCTCGGCGCTCGGCAGCGATCGCTGGCGCCTGCGCAACGAACTCTCCAAGCTTGCCGCCTACGCGGACGGCACCCCGCTCACCCTGGAGATGGTCCAGCTGCTCTCGCCGCCCGGCGAGACCGACGTGTTCGCCGTGCTCCAGGCGATCGCCGAGCGCAAGCCGGTCGAAGCGATCGCGCGCCTTCGAAAGCTGCTCGTCACGGAGGCCGCCCTCAAGCTGCTCGCCACCATGGCGACCATGATGCGCGGCTGGCTCCAGACCAAGCTATTGGCCGAACGGGGCATGGGGGCGGATGCGATCGCCCAGGCGCTCGGTGCCAAGTCCAGCTTCAAGATCAAGAAGGACCTTGAGCAGTGCCGGTCCTGGTCCTCGTCGCAGCTGCGCCGCGCGCTCGCGCTCTTGCTCGAAGCCGATGTGGCCCTCAAGACGACCGGTGGCCGCGGCATGGAGACCCTGCACCTGGAGAAGCTCCTCGTCCAGCTCTCGCGCCTCTGA
- a CDS encoding carboxypeptidase regulatory-like domain-containing protein has translation MKYNHIALALLVAVSLTGCGMPTTGAPGRSITASSPTADISRAESVQLQSLNDTGDLDELDDEALQELDAEEAGEVQGSGFFSRGSSKIGYVRSSEDGKFYLQVKQGIWKKKDVSIPLATATDTVALKLSKALNVKVLVRGSTASGTMTVKKAYRVPDLSVVIDLLRTGTVSGKLYNAKTLVALEDAAVTLRSVNTGMIYRASTSSSGKYRVGRLMAGDYTVEATLGGFSKGVLAKVTVAKRKTTSANLPLNPIEAAF, from the coding sequence ATGAAGTACAATCACATCGCACTGGCGCTGCTGGTCGCCGTCAGCCTCACGGGCTGCGGGATGCCCACCACTGGCGCTCCCGGCCGCTCCATCACCGCAAGCTCGCCGACCGCCGACATCTCTCGCGCCGAGTCCGTCCAGCTCCAGTCTCTCAACGACACCGGCGACCTCGACGAGCTCGATGACGAAGCCCTCCAGGAACTCGACGCCGAAGAAGCGGGCGAAGTCCAGGGCAGCGGCTTCTTCTCGCGCGGCTCGAGTAAGATCGGCTACGTTCGTTCGAGCGAGGACGGCAAGTTCTACCTGCAGGTCAAGCAGGGTATCTGGAAGAAGAAGGACGTCAGCATCCCCCTCGCCACCGCGACGGATACCGTCGCCCTCAAGCTCTCGAAGGCCCTGAACGTCAAGGTCCTGGTCCGCGGCTCGACCGCGAGCGGCACCATGACCGTCAAAAAGGCGTACCGCGTGCCCGACCTCTCGGTTGTCATTGACCTGCTGCGCACCGGTACCGTCAGCGGCAAGCTCTACAACGCCAAGACCCTGGTTGCGCTCGAGGACGCGGCCGTCACCCTCCGCTCGGTCAACACCGGCATGATCTACCGCGCCAGCACCTCGTCGAGCGGCAAGTACCGCGTGGGCCGTCTGATGGCCGGCGACTACACCGTCGAAGCGACTCTGGGCGGCTTCAGCAAGGGCGTGCTCGCCAAGGTCACCGTCGCCAAGCGCAAGACCACCTCGGCGAACCTCCCCCTCAACCCCATCGAAGCGGCTTTCTAA
- a CDS encoding flavin reductase: protein MADRRKAKSEAFEAQESEFSAEVAQRGGVLEYADAVQEVGEAARFDRADKALDAVISTVAVLTAHHEARVMGIVVSTLATASQHPPRISVAVRRQHPIHDMIQASGFFALNLLEQSQRQLEDRFTAPPQTGTNQFAGVEYDLGVSSGAPIVRGVLGFLECRVASALDTGDHTLFIGDILDGGMLRDGKPMISQGEYKATVDISEGFSV from the coding sequence ATGGCGGACCGGCGCAAGGCGAAGAGCGAGGCCTTCGAAGCCCAGGAGAGCGAGTTTTCGGCCGAGGTGGCGCAACGCGGCGGGGTCTTGGAGTACGCCGACGCAGTCCAGGAGGTCGGCGAGGCTGCGCGGTTCGACAGGGCCGACAAGGCCCTGGACGCCGTCATTTCGACCGTCGCGGTGCTGACGGCGCACCACGAAGCGCGCGTCATGGGGATCGTGGTCTCGACCCTCGCGACGGCAAGTCAGCATCCACCCAGGATTTCCGTCGCAGTGCGCCGCCAGCACCCGATTCACGACATGATCCAGGCGAGCGGCTTCTTCGCGCTAAACTTGCTCGAGCAAAGCCAGCGCCAGCTCGAAGACCGCTTCACCGCGCCACCTCAGACCGGGACGAACCAGTTTGCCGGGGTAGAATACGATCTAGGCGTCTCGAGCGGAGCCCCGATCGTTCGCGGGGTCCTCGGCTTCCTCGAATGCCGCGTGGCCTCGGCGCTCGACACCGGGGACCACACCCTCTTCATCGGGGACATCCTCGACGGCGGCATGCTTCGAGACGGCAAACCGATGATCAGCCAAGGCGAGTACAAGGCGACGGTCGATATTTCTGAAGGCTTTAGCGTCTGA
- the rpsT gene encoding 30S ribosomal protein S20: protein MADEKEVNIVAQRIKSGIKRVQIAERNRMRNVAIKSAVKTRFKRVNEAMNNAEDQTRTSELLKVAISAIDRAARKGIIHPNTAARRKSRLVKAFNAKTV, encoded by the coding sequence ATGGCCGACGAGAAGGAGGTGAATATCGTGGCTCAACGAATCAAATCCGGTATCAAGCGTGTGCAGATCGCCGAGCGCAACCGTATGCGCAACGTGGCGATCAAGTCGGCGGTCAAGACGCGTTTCAAGCGCGTTAACGAGGCGATGAACAATGCCGAAGACCAGACCCGCACCTCGGAGCTGCTCAAGGTCGCGATCAGCGCGATCGATCGTGCGGCTCGCAAGGGGATCATCCACCCCAACACCGCTGCTCGTCGCAAGTCGCGGTTGGTCAAGGCTTTCAACGCCAAGACCGTCTAA
- a CDS encoding tetratricopeptide repeat protein — protein MTLDPAALIEALIRAGTISAADRDRAAEALRAGETLLAALLRVSSLRFSDLVALHFGPNGLPANAERPLNDRIGARLIAAKALTQFQLKQALMTQVQQSQPLGRILLEGHGVAPAALEAALASQEPLKPRLPDSDQLGPLLMRWGILSPEQWRGVLAAGRNPAETLLAQHLCNREHLQRAHQFIQEKRALLLRRRHRLGEVLVSTGALDRETLTKALACQVDQPFMLGELLVMQRYCSPEAVLEGLAEQQRRYEADAEAVLPPLTPVQPPEVPTPEPELDEEVPKLDRRRVIAMALAVTVIIGAAAWYGMRFGKGDYAWLGLFKRPGEEARQAQRSAPGDVLGGTDRGPEDQGPASRYDDLSIPNTPDGRQESTAQMEGDDGVRYDPFAQDGAPNTPNTMAPMTELPRENGRSEGAFGTLSGAQAAQAPGAYPMAAPNGQQGARYDMNGTSGATAPGEAPPLRGTATREGPTAPTQQGLASQPSSYPMRAAERGGAFTPPANVPPTPVEASGKKMIAPAGEVDERTINRSGAIFHYRLGQAHFTQGRVAAARQEFLAALATDPDNPLPFYYLGRLEEGAGRKAEAVKAYSRYLARLPNGEFRDEVSARIKQLEN, from the coding sequence ATGACTCTTGATCCCGCAGCCCTCATCGAAGCCCTCATCCGCGCAGGCACCATCTCCGCTGCCGATCGCGATCGCGCCGCCGAGGCGCTGCGCGCGGGCGAAACGTTGCTTGCCGCACTTTTGCGCGTGAGCTCGCTGCGCTTCTCGGACCTGGTCGCCCTGCACTTCGGCCCGAACGGCCTGCCGGCAAACGCCGAGCGCCCCTTGAACGATCGTATCGGCGCTCGCTTGATCGCAGCCAAGGCGCTGACCCAGTTTCAGCTGAAGCAAGCCCTCATGACCCAGGTGCAGCAGTCCCAACCGCTTGGCCGTATCCTGCTCGAGGGGCACGGGGTTGCGCCCGCGGCCCTCGAAGCGGCGCTCGCCTCCCAGGAACCCCTCAAGCCTCGCCTGCCCGATAGCGACCAGCTCGGCCCGCTCTTGATGCGCTGGGGCATCCTGAGCCCCGAACAGTGGCGTGGCGTGCTCGCCGCGGGCCGCAACCCGGCCGAGACCCTCTTGGCGCAGCATCTCTGCAACCGGGAGCACCTACAGCGGGCGCATCAGTTCATCCAGGAAAAACGAGCCCTCTTGCTGCGCCGCCGCCACCGGCTCGGGGAGGTCCTCGTGTCCACCGGGGCGCTTGATCGCGAAACGCTGACCAAAGCGCTCGCCTGCCAAGTCGACCAGCCCTTCATGCTGGGCGAGTTGCTCGTGATGCAGCGCTATTGCAGCCCCGAGGCGGTCCTCGAAGGCCTGGCCGAGCAGCAGAGGCGTTACGAGGCGGACGCGGAGGCGGTACTGCCGCCCTTGACGCCGGTGCAGCCGCCCGAGGTCCCCACCCCCGAGCCCGAACTCGACGAAGAGGTGCCGAAGCTCGATCGGCGGCGCGTGATCGCGATGGCCCTCGCGGTGACCGTGATCATCGGCGCTGCGGCATGGTACGGCATGCGCTTCGGAAAGGGCGACTACGCTTGGCTCGGCCTGTTCAAGCGTCCGGGCGAAGAGGCACGACAGGCCCAGCGCTCGGCCCCCGGCGACGTCCTCGGCGGTACCGACCGAGGGCCCGAGGACCAGGGCCCCGCCTCGCGTTACGACGACCTGAGCATCCCGAACACTCCGGACGGGCGCCAGGAAAGCACCGCGCAAATGGAGGGCGACGACGGGGTGCGCTACGACCCCTTCGCCCAGGACGGCGCCCCCAACACGCCCAACACCATGGCCCCCATGACCGAGTTACCCCGCGAGAACGGCCGCAGCGAAGGCGCTTTCGGCACCTTGTCGGGCGCTCAGGCGGCACAGGCGCCGGGGGCTTATCCCATGGCCGCTCCCAACGGCCAGCAAGGGGCACGCTACGACATGAACGGCACGAGTGGCGCGACTGCGCCCGGCGAAGCCCCCCCACTGCGCGGAACGGCCACACGGGAGGGCCCTACGGCCCCCACTCAGCAAGGCCTCGCCTCGCAGCCCTCAAGCTACCCCATGCGCGCCGCCGAGCGTGGCGGTGCCTTCACGCCCCCCGCGAACGTCCCGCCGACGCCGGTCGAGGCGAGCGGCAAGAAGATGATCGCACCGGCCGGCGAAGTAGACGAGCGAACCATCAACCGCTCGGGGGCCATCTTCCACTACCGGCTGGGGCAGGCGCACTTCACTCAGGGCAGGGTCGCAGCGGCACGCCAGGAGTTCCTGGCCGCCCTTGCGACCGACCCCGACAACCCCCTGCCGTTCTACTACCTGGGGCGCCTGGAGGAAGGCGCCGGCCGAAAGGCCGAGGCCGTCAAGGCCTACTCCCGTTATCTCGCCCGTCTTCCGAACGGGGAATTCCGGGACGAGGTCTCGGCCCGTATCAAGCAACTAGAAAACTAA
- a CDS encoding cation transporter, whose product MNHEHSHSQPPIAHSSGACEGHGHDHGHGHGHDHHHHREASKQALLVVLFLSLTYLVVEVIGGYMTNSLALLADAGHMFTDVAALALSFGAMWFASRPPTPKRSFGYYRLEILAALMNGALLIVVAGGILFEMFGRVSHPPVVNALPMMGIATGGLLVNLIGAGILMKSAKENLNVKGALAHVIGDALGSVGAIAAGFLMWRFGWYMADPIISGLVGLLVLRSAWGLVTSSVDILLQSTPMHIDPAEVVHTIERIDGVSASHDLHIWTVTSGMISLSCHIVIDELHRSMEVLAALKQALHDRFGIEHATIQVEASDYQACQKLHW is encoded by the coding sequence ATGAACCACGAGCACTCCCATTCTCAGCCTCCGATCGCACACTCCTCTGGCGCGTGCGAAGGGCACGGGCACGATCATGGGCATGGCCACGGCCATGATCACCACCATCACCGCGAGGCCTCGAAGCAGGCCCTCTTGGTGGTGCTTTTCCTGTCATTGACGTATCTGGTCGTTGAGGTGATCGGCGGCTACATGACGAACAGCTTGGCGTTGCTTGCGGACGCCGGCCACATGTTCACCGACGTGGCGGCCCTTGCCCTGAGTTTCGGTGCCATGTGGTTCGCAAGCCGCCCGCCCACCCCCAAGCGCTCCTTTGGCTACTACCGCCTGGAGATCCTCGCCGCCTTGATGAACGGGGCGCTGCTCATCGTGGTGGCGGGCGGCATCCTCTTCGAAATGTTCGGCCGCGTTTCGCACCCGCCGGTCGTCAACGCCCTGCCCATGATGGGGATCGCCACCGGCGGCTTGCTGGTCAACCTGATCGGGGCGGGGATCCTCATGAAGTCCGCCAAGGAGAACCTCAACGTCAAGGGGGCACTCGCTCACGTCATCGGGGACGCGCTTGGTTCAGTCGGTGCGATCGCAGCAGGCTTCCTGATGTGGCGTTTCGGGTGGTACATGGCCGATCCCATCATCTCGGGTCTGGTGGGGCTCCTGGTGCTGCGCAGCGCCTGGGGGCTGGTAACGAGCTCGGTGGACATCCTGCTTCAGAGCACCCCGATGCACATCGATCCGGCCGAGGTGGTCCATACGATCGAACGTATCGACGGGGTGAGCGCCTCGCACGACCTTCATATCTGGACGGTGACCTCGGGGATGATCTCGCTGAGCTGCCACATCGTCATCGACGAGCTCCATCGGAGCATGGAGGTGCTCGCCGCGCTCAAGCAGGCCCTGCATGACCGCTTCGGCATCGAGCATGCCACGATTCAGGTGGAGGCCAGCGACTACCAAGCCTGCCAGAAGCTTCACTGGTAA
- a CDS encoding DNA polymerase III subunit alpha, whose product MPAKFVHCHVHSEYSLLDGASRIGELVKRAAKHEMPALALTDHGVMYGAIEFYRKAKEAGIKPLIGMEAYVAPGSRFDKSPNRTGGKNYGHLVLLAKNRTGYKNLVKLNSLGHVEGFYHKPRIDKDAIAEHSEGLIALTACLGGEIPQHIMHGRYEEAEASARWYQQTFGDDFYLEVQNHGFAEQQQVNKALLELSERTGIKIAGTNDSHFTNPGDQRSHEALLCIQTGKSLLDPTRKMHYGPDFYLKTAEEMAQVFHDMPQAVYHTLEIAQKCNLILDFGRSLLPRYEVPQGHDVDTYLTKLAWDGLKERYETITPDLEERLRFELQIIQQMGFSAYFLIVWDFINFAKTSGIQVGPGRGSAAGSLVAYCLKITNIDPVKYFLLFERFLNPERVSMPDMDIDFCIERRGEVIEYVAQKYGRDKVAQIVTFGTLGAKAAIKDVGRVLELNFNDTNRLTKMVPEELGISLDDASKEGSELFSESQKDPKVAEILELGKKLEGMVRNTSLHAAGVIIARDPLTETVPLQRVGKDDEEGIATQYEYKYCEMMGLLKMDFLGLRNLTMIAKALVNIKARHGVDYDLNSQDFTDPKVYDLLQAGGTVGIFQVESEGMTKLVKRLQPTNFEDISAILALYRPGPLQSGYVDEYVDRKHGKKPIEYAHPDLIPILQDTYGTMVFQEQIMQIAQVLAGYSLGQADLLRRAMGKKKKEEMDKQREIFLTGTQAHGVSDEIANDLFDKMTKFSEYCFNRAHTAAYAVVTYHTAYLKAHYPSEYMAALMSSLLGAQDKILLCINDCRKMGIKVLPPDVNSSGADFTPTDEGIRFGLGAIKNVGFGAIDAIVEARSRLPGNRFTDFYQFCAEVDLKQVNKRCIESLIRCGALDTLGGHRAQYLAALDDAVDRASRKQRDAAVGQISLFGGGGDAAVALENPTMPDVPAFESEEQLAMEKELIGFYVSGHPLQTVPVKIEWHTSHTISQLPSLGDGKQIVIGGLLMQTRRMITKNGDYMLAGKLEDFTDQIDVVAFPKTYETCSALLHDDAKLLIKGKYSNQDDRQQVIISQVFNLGAMPSLHLHLPEYATPQQLVLISQLLRNHQGEKGAIPVIFHFDHTNQQVVASDSFWVQRSPELETALGNLLPEDRIEWLEPEAQLSLV is encoded by the coding sequence ATGCCTGCGAAGTTCGTCCACTGCCACGTTCACTCCGAATACTCCCTGCTGGACGGCGCCAGCCGCATCGGGGAGCTGGTCAAGCGCGCGGCGAAGCACGAGATGCCGGCCCTGGCGCTCACCGACCACGGCGTGATGTACGGCGCGATCGAGTTCTATCGCAAGGCCAAAGAGGCGGGCATCAAGCCCCTGATCGGCATGGAGGCCTACGTCGCCCCCGGCTCCCGCTTCGACAAGTCCCCGAACCGCACTGGCGGCAAGAATTACGGCCACCTGGTGCTGCTCGCCAAGAACCGCACCGGCTACAAGAACCTGGTCAAGCTCAACTCCCTTGGCCACGTCGAGGGGTTCTACCACAAGCCGCGCATCGATAAGGACGCGATCGCCGAGCACTCCGAAGGGCTGATCGCGCTAACCGCCTGCCTGGGCGGCGAGATCCCCCAGCACATCATGCATGGCCGCTACGAAGAAGCCGAAGCGAGCGCGCGCTGGTACCAGCAGACCTTCGGCGACGACTTCTACCTGGAAGTCCAGAACCACGGCTTTGCCGAGCAGCAGCAGGTCAACAAGGCCCTGCTCGAACTCTCCGAGCGCACGGGCATCAAGATCGCGGGCACCAACGACAGCCACTTCACCAACCCGGGCGACCAGCGATCGCACGAGGCGCTGCTGTGCATTCAGACCGGCAAGAGCCTCCTGGATCCCACCCGCAAGATGCACTACGGGCCCGACTTCTACCTCAAGACCGCCGAGGAGATGGCCCAGGTCTTCCACGACATGCCCCAGGCGGTCTACCACACCCTCGAGATCGCCCAGAAATGCAACCTGATACTGGACTTCGGGCGATCGCTCCTGCCCCGCTACGAGGTCCCGCAGGGCCACGACGTGGACACCTACCTGACCAAGCTCGCCTGGGACGGTCTGAAGGAGCGCTACGAGACCATCACGCCCGACCTTGAGGAGCGCCTGCGCTTCGAGCTGCAGATCATCCAGCAGATGGGCTTCTCGGCCTACTTCCTCATCGTCTGGGACTTCATCAACTTCGCCAAGACCAGCGGCATCCAGGTGGGTCCGGGCCGCGGCTCGGCGGCGGGCAGCCTCGTCGCCTACTGCCTCAAGATCACCAACATCGACCCGGTCAAGTACTTCCTGCTGTTCGAGCGCTTCCTCAACCCCGAACGCGTCAGCATGCCCGATATGGATATCGACTTCTGCATCGAGCGCCGCGGCGAGGTCATCGAGTACGTGGCCCAGAAGTACGGCCGCGACAAGGTCGCCCAGATCGTCACCTTCGGGACCTTGGGCGCCAAGGCCGCCATCAAGGACGTGGGGCGCGTGCTCGAGCTGAACTTCAACGACACCAACCGCCTGACCAAGATGGTCCCCGAAGAGCTCGGCATCAGCCTCGACGACGCCTCAAAGGAGGGTTCGGAGCTCTTCTCCGAGTCCCAGAAGGACCCCAAGGTCGCGGAAATCCTCGAGCTCGGCAAGAAGCTCGAGGGGATGGTCCGTAACACGAGCTTGCACGCGGCGGGCGTCATCATCGCGCGCGATCCCCTCACCGAAACGGTCCCGCTCCAGCGGGTCGGCAAGGACGACGAGGAAGGCATCGCCACCCAGTACGAATACAAGTACTGCGAGATGATGGGCCTGCTCAAGATGGACTTCCTGGGGCTTCGCAACCTCACGATGATCGCGAAGGCCCTGGTCAACATCAAGGCCCGCCACGGGGTCGACTACGACCTCAACTCCCAGGACTTCACCGACCCCAAGGTCTACGACCTGCTCCAGGCGGGCGGCACCGTGGGCATCTTCCAGGTCGAGTCGGAAGGGATGACCAAGCTGGTCAAGCGCCTCCAGCCGACCAACTTCGAAGACATCTCGGCGATTCTCGCGCTCTACCGACCGGGCCCGCTGCAGAGCGGCTACGTCGACGAGTACGTGGACCGTAAGCACGGCAAGAAGCCCATCGAATACGCCCACCCGGATCTCATCCCGATCCTCCAGGACACCTACGGCACCATGGTGTTCCAGGAGCAGATCATGCAGATCGCGCAGGTGCTCGCGGGCTACTCGCTGGGTCAGGCCGACCTCCTTCGCCGCGCCATGGGCAAGAAGAAGAAGGAGGAAATGGACAAGCAGCGTGAGATCTTCCTCACGGGCACCCAGGCTCACGGCGTCTCCGACGAGATCGCAAACGATCTCTTCGACAAGATGACCAAGTTCTCGGAGTACTGCTTCAACCGCGCCCACACGGCCGCCTACGCCGTCGTTACCTACCACACCGCCTACCTCAAGGCCCACTACCCCTCCGAGTACATGGCGGCGCTGATGAGCAGCTTGCTCGGCGCTCAGGACAAGATCCTCCTCTGCATCAACGACTGCCGCAAGATGGGCATCAAGGTGCTACCCCCTGACGTCAACTCGAGCGGCGCGGACTTCACCCCCACCGACGAGGGCATCCGCTTCGGCCTGGGCGCCATCAAGAACGTGGGCTTCGGGGCCATCGACGCCATCGTCGAAGCGCGCAGCCGCCTGCCCGGCAACCGCTTCACCGACTTCTACCAGTTCTGCGCCGAGGTGGACCTCAAGCAGGTCAACAAGCGCTGCATCGAAAGCCTCATCCGCTGCGGCGCCCTCGATACCCTGGGTGGTCATCGGGCCCAGTACCTCGCAGCACTCGACGACGCAGTCGATCGCGCGAGCCGCAAGCAGCGCGACGCTGCGGTCGGCCAGATCTCGCTGTTCGGTGGCGGGGGGGATGCGGCGGTGGCCCTCGAGAACCCCACCATGCCTGATGTCCCTGCTTTCGAGTCCGAAGAGCAGCTCGCCATGGAAAAGGAGCTCATCGGCTTCTACGTCTCGGGCCATCCGCTCCAGACGGTGCCGGTCAAGATCGAGTGGCACACCAGCCACACCATCTCCCAGCTGCCGTCGCTCGGAGACGGCAAGCAGATCGTCATCGGGGGCTTGCTGATGCAGACCCGCCGCATGATCACCAAAAACGGCGACTATATGCTCGCGGGCAAGCTGGAGGACTTCACGGACCAGATCGACGTGGTGGCCTTCCCCAAGACCTACGAGACTTGCTCGGCCCTACTCCACGACGACGCCAAGTTGCTCATCAAGGGCAAGTACTCCAACCAGGACGATCGCCAGCAGGTGATCATCAGCCAGGTCTTCAACCTCGGAGCCATGCCCTCGCTGCACCTACACCTGCCCGAGTACGCGACGCCTCAGCAGCTGGTGCTCATTTCCCAGCTCCTGCGCAACCACCAGGGAGAGAAGGGAGCGATTCCCGTTATCTTCCACTTCGACCACACCAACCAGCAGGTGGTCGCGAGCGACTCGTTCTGGGTCCAGCGATCGCCGGAGCTGGAGACTGCCTTGGGGAATCTGCTGCCCGAGGACCGAATCGAGTGGCTCGAGCCGGAAGCGCAGCTTTCCCTGGTCTAA
- a CDS encoding N-acetyltransferase has translation MPRDNPAAKRFELQIGDRLAVAEYILTPDGIVFTHTEVPVELEGRGLASKLIKFALDSARERKLSVTPMCQAVAGYIERHPEYQDLLLPTFRNQ, from the coding sequence GTGCCCCGTGACAACCCCGCGGCAAAGCGCTTCGAACTGCAGATCGGCGATCGCCTCGCCGTCGCCGAGTACATCCTCACCCCCGACGGCATCGTGTTCACGCACACCGAGGTCCCCGTCGAGCTGGAGGGGCGTGGGCTCGCAAGCAAGCTCATCAAGTTTGCCCTCGATTCGGCCCGGGAACGGAAGCTTTCGGTCACGCCCATGTGCCAGGCAGTCGCCGGTTATATCGAACGCCATCCGGAGTATCAGGATCTGCTGTTACCGACCTTCCGCAACCAGTAG